The Acidobacteriota bacterium genomic sequence TTCTCTGGTTCTACGACGAAGGCGATCCCAAGATTCGCCGTCACATCATTTGCACTCATTTATTCCGAAAGCAGGGACGGAAAACTCCTCGACGGGAGATCAAGAAAGCCAAGAAACGACGGTCGCTGTACTTGAAAGCGAAAGCAGAAAGGCGACTCCGCCTGCCGCAATCTGGCGTCCTACAGTTCAGAAGGGAGAAGAAATGACGACTGAACGGGTACGACCTATCGAATACTGGATGTCCCTGGCTCGAATGGGATTCGAGGACGACTTGCATAGGCTCTTGTCTGACCAGGATATTTCGCAGGCAGAACTGGCTGATGCAATCGACACCACGCCCGCCTACATCAGCAAGGTACTTAACGGGTCTAGCGCCAATTTTACGATCAGGACCATGGCGAAGTTGGCCCAGGCCCTTGACGCCCTAGTTCAGATTCGCTTGACGAGAGACGGGCGTGAAGTCGTTCGAACCCTGAGCGTAGAAGAGGCGCGAGCCTTCGACGAAGCCCGTGCCCGAAGGTCAGCCGATAGCGTCGGAGAGCAAACGGGGGCGCAATTCGACTTTTCTGGCAGAACGGTCAATCCTAAGCCGGGCTTCGGAAATCTCGTGAACATCCAGGCCAATGGCTGATCTGCGTTGGTCCCTCATCTGTAGGCGAGCAATTGTTGACAAGGCCAGCAATCTGCTCACACTCATCGACCTCCTGGAAGAGCTAACGATAGACGGGGAAGAAGTGCTGCCGGACCCAGAGCCAGGGGATACTGGGGTTGCTACCGACGCACAACTAGTGTGCTTGTGGACG encodes the following:
- a CDS encoding helix-turn-helix transcriptional regulator; its protein translation is MTTERVRPIEYWMSLARMGFEDDLHRLLSDQDISQAELADAIDTTPAYISKVLNGSSANFTIRTMAKLAQALDALVQIRLTRDGREVVRTLSVEEARAFDEARARRSADSVGEQTGAQFDFSGRTVNPKPGFGNLVNIQANG